In Sphingobacterium thalpophilum, a genomic segment contains:
- a CDS encoding ferritin-like domain-containing protein has protein sequence MATTKSVTAKNATKKLSGNTGKMKDSEFHEFFVDELKDIYWAEKHLVKALPKMQKAATSEKLAAAFEKHTKETQKHIETLEQVFEQLGEKAVAKKCDAMQGLLDEADSIISDTEKDTFTRDAGLILAAQKVEHYEIATYGTLRTFAETMGHDDVASLLQKTLDNEKDTDEVLTGIAGGFINDKAAQK, from the coding sequence ATAGCAACTACAAAATCTGTAACGGCAAAAAATGCCACAAAAAAACTTTCTGGTAATACCGGAAAAATGAAAGACAGTGAATTCCACGAGTTTTTCGTCGATGAACTAAAAGACATTTATTGGGCCGAGAAACACTTAGTGAAAGCTTTACCCAAAATGCAGAAAGCGGCAACTAGCGAAAAACTCGCTGCTGCTTTTGAAAAGCATACCAAGGAAACTCAGAAACATATAGAAACTCTTGAACAGGTATTTGAGCAATTGGGAGAAAAAGCTGTTGCTAAAAAATGTGACGCTATGCAGGGTCTGCTTGATGAAGCCGATTCGATCATTTCTGACACAGAAAAGGATACTTTTACCAGAGATGCAGGCCTCATCCTTGCAGCACAGAAAGTAGAACACTACGAGATCGCTACTTACGGCACTCTTCGCACATTTGCAGAAACGATGGGACACGACGATGTAGCTTCACTGCTCCAAAAAACCTTAGACAATGAGAAGGATACCGACGAAGTATTAACAGGGATAGCAGGCGGTTTCATAAACGATAAGGCTGCCCAAAAATAG
- a CDS encoding SDR family oxidoreductase — protein sequence MKKAASKKIRPLQKQKRPGLEINMTPVPDTSPLKYPAEGKLKNKVALITGGDSGIGKAVALLFAKEGAEIVIAYLSETKDAKQTQKEVESFSRKCTLIKGDLGKENHCKKVIEFTIKTHKKVDIIVNNAGLHWETESIEKITTEQLHKTFQNNFYSYFWITKYAMPYLKKGASIINTSSVTAYRGSPKLIDYSATKGAIISFTRSLSANLIAKGIRVNAVAPGPVWTPLIASSFDPKKNSEFGSDSPMGRAGMPNEIAPSFLFLASKDSHFMSGQVLHPNGGEVVNG from the coding sequence ATGAAAAAAGCAGCAAGTAAAAAGATTCGACCGTTGCAAAAGCAAAAGCGCCCCGGATTAGAAATAAATATGACACCAGTTCCTGACACTTCGCCGTTAAAGTATCCTGCAGAAGGAAAATTGAAAAATAAGGTAGCATTAATTACGGGAGGAGATAGCGGCATTGGGAAAGCTGTAGCTTTGTTATTTGCGAAGGAGGGAGCTGAAATTGTTATTGCCTATCTTAGTGAAACAAAAGATGCAAAACAAACCCAGAAAGAGGTTGAATCCTTCTCAAGAAAATGTACGCTGATTAAAGGTGATTTGGGAAAAGAAAATCACTGTAAAAAAGTAATTGAATTTACAATAAAAACGCATAAGAAAGTTGATATTATCGTTAATAACGCGGGGCTGCATTGGGAAACAGAATCAATTGAAAAAATTACCACTGAACAGCTACATAAGACTTTTCAGAATAATTTCTATTCCTATTTCTGGATTACGAAGTATGCCATGCCTTATCTTAAGAAGGGGGCAAGTATCATTAATACATCCTCGGTGACTGCATATCGAGGCAGTCCAAAGTTGATCGATTATTCTGCAACAAAAGGTGCAATAATTTCTTTTACACGAAGTTTGTCAGCAAATCTTATCGCTAAAGGAATTAGGGTCAATGCTGTTGCGCCCGGTCCGGTATGGACTCCATTGATAGCGTCTTCATTTGATCCTAAAAAGAATTCCGAATTTGGAAGCGACTCCCCAATGGGAAGGGCAGGAATGCCAAATGAAATTGCGCCAAGCTTTCTATTTCTAGCTAGCAAAGATTCACATTTTATGAGCGGTCAGGTTTTACATCCCAATGGCGGAGAAGTCGTCAACGGTTAG
- a CDS encoding lmo0937 family membrane protein translates to MGNLLYIIAVILVIIWAFSFFGGYATGNINVLLVIAIIVVLLNPPPRRTSSKG, encoded by the coding sequence ATGGGAAATTTATTATATATCATTGCTGTTATTTTAGTCATTATTTGGGCGTTTAGTTTCTTTGGAGGTTATGCTACAGGGAATATAAACGTTTTACTAGTTATCGCCATTATTGTCGTTCTGTTAAACCCTCCCCCACGAAGAACGTCTAGCAAAGGATGA
- a CDS encoding RNA polymerase sigma factor encodes MNNHNLNVLINEKRSLLHHFAAKFTADPDEKEDLIQETWIRALKSIDNFVQHPKLMSWLYVIMKHTYINKYRKAKRTTEIQDQYVVLESTNKTELNKGINKFMAEDIERAMNSLTAENYEIFRLFLDGYKYHEIASYFDMPEGTIKTRIHMVRKKLQKQLKVYRLN; translated from the coding sequence ATGAACAACCACAATTTAAATGTACTCATCAACGAAAAAAGAAGTTTACTTCATCATTTTGCTGCTAAATTTACTGCTGATCCGGATGAAAAGGAAGACCTGATCCAAGAAACGTGGATACGCGCATTGAAGTCCATAGACAATTTTGTTCAGCATCCGAAGCTAATGAGCTGGTTATATGTAATTATGAAACATACTTACATCAATAAGTATAGAAAAGCAAAGCGCACCACCGAGATTCAAGATCAATATGTGGTCTTGGAAAGTACAAATAAAACTGAACTCAACAAAGGGATCAATAAGTTTATGGCCGAAGATATCGAACGTGCGATGAACAGCTTAACGGCAGAAAACTATGAAATTTTCCGTTTGTTTTTAGATGGTTATAAATACCATGAAATTGCATCCTATTTTGATATGCCAGAAGGTACAATAAAAACTCGAATCCATATGGTAAGAAAAAAGCTGCAAAAACAGCTTAAGGTCTACCGGTTAAATTGA